The DNA window AAAAGTTAAACAATTTCCCTCTATCTATTACCTAAAGtcataataaatattttatagcAAACTCCAGCCATCTTGTATAAAATGAGAAAATCGTCGACGCTATTTAAACTCATTCTAATATATCGCATTTTTAATGCCTTTTTgacaaaaacatttttccAAGCCGATGAGTTTTGGCAATCTTTAGAACCAGCACATTTAAAAGCTTTTGGATACGGCAATCTAACTTGGGAATGGAACATCGGACTAAGGAGCTACGCTTtcccttttatttttgaattagGTTATAGATCATGTTCCATTATATCAAGTTgcatatattttatattgtcAACTTTTgacaaaatattattatcaattgttttacaaaataagTATTTGAAAGAATCTAACTTTTTGTTGggtatattaaaagaattcTCACTTTTAACCAATGCGATACCACAGGAAACTGGCTATTTATTGGTATTGTATGTaccaaaattaataatggcCTTTATTTCATCAATTGGTGAGTATTACACAGTTATGTTAGCCTACAAAATTTATAACCTAACTTTTGCCAaggaagataaaaatagaaacgGACCaactataataaaaatcatcACTATCTTAACTTtgactaatttttttaataacttttttatcaCTAGAACTTTTATCAATTCTTTTGAAATGTCACTAACTTCCATAGCTTTGTATTATTGGGATTGgtcttttgaaaatttgcAAATCAATcagttttctttttcattaagTATGTTTATAAGCATGTTTACTATATTGCAAAGACCAACGAATGGCTTTATTTGGTTGTGGCTAGGAATACATAAGCTTTATCAACTGTTAAGCAATAGAAAATGGATGCAAATACTAAGAATCGTTAATGCCGCAATCAAAAGTTTTTCGTTTGCGCTTGCTCTTAACTGTCTAATCgattactatttttatggTCATTTAACTTTCCCAGTattcaaatttatcaaatttaaCTTTACCAGCTCTTTGTCTAAATTTTATGGACAAGCACCATGGAATTTCCATATATTTCAAAGCGTTCCAATTATTTTAGGTTATAATTTACCCCTTTTCTTATACGGAATGATCACCCCATTATATACAGGTAAAGACAACAGACACATTTTCAAACTaatcaaatttattatactGATGAATATAATTGTGTACTCTATGATATCTCATAAGGAATTCAGATTTATTTACCCACTTCAAccatttttccaaataatTTCCACA is part of the Saccharomycodes ludwigii strain NBRC 1722 chromosome III, whole genome shotgun sequence genome and encodes:
- the GPI10 gene encoding putative glycosylphosphatidylinositol-alpha 1,2 mannosyltransferase (similar to Saccharomyces cerevisiae YGL142C | GPI10 | GlycosylPhosphatidylInositol anchor biosynthesis), which produces MRKSSTLFKLILIYRIFNAFLTKTFFQADEFWQSLEPAHLKAFGYGNLTWEWNIGLRSYAFPFIFELGYRSCSIISSCIYFILSTFDKILLSIVLQNKYLKESNFLLGILKEFSLLTNAIPQETGYLLVLYVPKLIMAFISSIGEYYTVMLAYKIYNLTFAKEDKNRNGPTIIKIITILTLTNFFNNFFITRTFINSFEMSLTSIALYYWDWSFENLQINQFSFSLSMFISMFTILQRPTNGFIWLWLGIHKLYQLLSNRKWMQILRIVNAAIKSFSFALALNCLIDYYFYGHLTFPVFKFIKFNFTSSLSKFYGQAPWNFHIFQSVPIILGYNLPLFLYGMITPLYTGKDNRHIFKLIKFIILMNIIVYSMISHKEFRFIYPLQPFFQIISTFALFKLTARYKLNLNNNFFWILPTISTIAALFLCRVQEGGVMDVMYFFHSIKGDITSVGFIMPCHSTPWQSHLHKNNIQDLWYITCEPPLHLLEDTNSDKLLLEYMDESDYLYDNIQLFLYQNFPPVYNKGLRSPGKQYLHEWPEFLVIFQHLDDEFMKQYLEDSPYFEYTRFSNSFIHWDSRRSGDVVVYHKRPWA